From the genome of Burkholderia pyrrocinia:
AATCGCACTCGACGAGATACGTTTTGTTAGTATGGCCCGACGACAGCGCCTGCAGGCGCGCCGGCCCGAGGTTCCAGTGCCGGCGAAGCCAGGGTTCCAGCGTTTTCACGTCACTCCTACTCGTTGCATTGACCATGTCAGAGCGTCCTTCGGCCCGCATGCGGGACATCAACATCGAATGGCTGACGCGCGCTGCCGAATTCGACCATCTGTTCCAGACGCGCTGGCTCGGCGAGCGCTTCTTCCATCTGCCCGGCGACATGCTCGCGCTCCAGGAACTGATCTGGCGCGAGCGCCCCGACTGCATCGTGCAGACCGGCATCGCGGCGGGCGGCGGCGTCGTGTTCTCCGCGTCGATGCTGGAATTGGCAGGCGATCGCGGCCGCGTCGTCGCGATCGAACCGCGCCTGCGCGACGAGGTCAGGCAGCGCCTGCAATCGCACCGGCTCGCCGATCGCATGGTGCTGATCGAAGGCGAATCGTGCGCGGCCGACACGCTCGCGTCGGTGCGCGCACAGATCGCCGACGGCGCGCGCGTGATGGCGATCCTCGATCTCACGCATACGCACGCGCACGTGCTGCGCGAACTCGAATGCTATGCATCCCTCGTCACGCCCGGCAGCTACGCGATCGTGATGGACACCATCATGGAGTATCTGCCGGCATCGATGTTCGACGGCAAGCCGTACGGCAAAGGCAACAACCCGGCGACGGCCGCGCGCGAATTTCTCGCCCGCGACGACCGCTTCGAAGTCGACGAGGACATCGAGGATCGCGTGCTCATGACGCTGTCGCCAGGCGGCTTCCTGAGGCGAGTTCGCTGATCAGGCGGGCAGCCTGCGCCGAGCCGTCGAGCGTGTAGCTCGCACGGATTCGCGCCGCGTGCTCGCGCAGCGGGCCGGGACGCAACAGGCGTTCGAGCGCAGCGGTAATGCCGGCGACGCCGGCCTGCTGCAGATCCAGCACGCATCCGGCGCCGGCCCGCTCGACGAAGTGCGCCGAATGGAACTGGTCGTTGCAGAACGGCGACAGCAGCATCGGCACACCGCACGCGAGCGACTCCATCACCGAATTCGCGCCGCCGTGGCTGACGAACGCGTGCGTGCGCCGCAGCAGCGCCAGTTGCGGCACATAACGCACCGCGACGACGCGCTCGTCATCGGCCGGCAGCAGATCCGAATCGACCAGTTCGCCCACCGACAGCACCAGTTGCGCCGACGTCGCGCGCGTCGCGTCGATGACCTTCGCGAACACGTCCGGGTGGTAGTAAAGCTGGCTGCCGAGCGACATGTAGACGAGCGGGCGATCCGCGTCGAGGCGTTCCCACGGGAACGGCGTCTCGTCGCCGCGCGGGCCGGACGGCAGCGCGGGGCCGACCAGCTCGACACCCGGCGGCGGCGCGCCGACCAGCGCGTCGGTCGTGAACGCGAGCGTCAGATGCGGCGACAGGATGTCGCAACCGCGAAAACGCGCGTCGAGACCGTAGCGCGCGAACAGGCGCGTGCGTTCCGGCGCGAGCCAGCGCACGGTGCGCAGCAGCTCCGAATCGAGATCGTCCGGCAGCACCGGATTCAGCGAATTGGACATCGACACCCACGGCAGCCCTTCCAGCTCGGCGGCGATCGCCGCCGCATAGAGCAGCGGATCGATCACGACCACGTCGGGCTGCCATTCGCGCAGCACCGCGCGGATGCCGTCCACCTGCGCGGGCGCGAGGTCGATCAGCAGCGTGCGGATCCAGTGCCGCAGCCAGTCGGCGTCGCGGATGTTCGCGGCGAAGCTCGCGCCGCGCGACAGGTCGTGGCGTTCGGGGGTCTCGCGCGGCCCGACGAACGCGAAGTCGCCAGCGCCGTCGAGTTGCGCGCTGATGTCGGCCGGCGCGTAGAACGCGACGTCGCAGCCGGCGGCACGCAGATGCTGGGCCGGGCCGATGCACGGATTGACGTGCCCTTTTTCGGGCACCACGCAGAACAGGATGCGTTTCATGAGCGGCTCAGGTTGGGCGATGCGCGGCATCGAAGTGGAAGTGGTCGAGATGATCGAGGAGCAGCGTCAGCGTCGCCCACAGCACGCGTTCGGTATCCGCCTGCAGCGTGGGCGCGGCAAGACCGAGCGTGCCGGCGAGCGCGCGCGTGCGGTCGCGATCGAGCAGTGTCGTGAGGTCCATTGCCGGCGCGAGCCGCCCGCGCTTGGGGCCGTGCACGAGACGGTCCGGCAGGTTCAGGCGCGCACCGAGATCGCGCAGGCATTGTTTGTTCAGGTCGGGTTCGATGCTCGTCAGATGCGCGACGACGGCGGCGTCGACAAACGGCGGATGCAGGTCGACCGACGCCGCATCGAACAACGCATGGCACAGCGGCAGGTAGTTGGCCGACCGGTCGCGGCGCAGCACCTGGTCCGCGCCGTCGCCGGTGATGGCCACCTCGATGCCGTCGGCGGCCATCGCCTCGGCCAGCAGCAGCTTCGCGACCGGATGCAGGTTGAACATCGGCTCCTCGACCGCATGGGTCGTTCTCGGCAGCGCGGCCACGAAATCGGCCTCGTTCGCGCGCACGATCTTCACCGTCGCCTGCATCTGCTCGGCCAGTTCGAGTGCCGCATCGCGTTCGCAATAGTCCGGCATGTCGGTCGCGAGGATGTAGGACGTGACATGCCGCTGCGCGCCGAGTTCGCGCAGCAACGCGAGCAGCAGCGCCGAATCGAGCCCGCCGCTCAGCGCCAGCGCGACGCGCTTGCCGCTGTCGAGCGCGCGTTGCAGCGATGCGCGCAGCACGGTTTCCAGATCGCCGCGCTGCGGCCGCTCGGGCGCCGGCTGCACCGCGAACCCTTGCGGCGAACGGATCAGCGCATGGCCGGGCGGCACCGGCAGCACGTCGCGCAGCACGGTGCGACCGACGGGACGCTCGCCGCTCAGGTAGCCCGCGATGGCGGCCGTGTCCGGCGCGCCGGCCGGTTGCCCCGACGCATGCAGGACGGCCCTGATGCCGGACGCCGACACGCCGCTGCGCGGATGGTAGTGCAGACGATCGAAACCGAACGGGTCGCGCGTGCCGACGATCATGGATAACGAGCCTTCAAGGTGTCCACTTCAATACGTTTGAGGATGCGATGCGGCGCCACCGGCGCGCTGCCGCCCTGGCAATGCAGGCACGCTTCCAGCGGCGCCTCGCGTTGCAGATAGGCGAGCATCGCGTCGAGCATGCCTGCGTCGTCGCGCAACGGCAGGCCGTCGGATTGAAAATCCTTCGCGCCCTTGTACAGCGTATGGAAATGCGCGGGACGCGTACACGTGTAGAACATGCCGTCGCGAATCATATGGCAGCGCTCGCGGATCCAGCAATCGCGATAGAGGCGCTGCGCATCATCGCGGTCCGTGCCGGGCTGGGCGCGATTCATCGTCGTGAACACGTCTTGCACCTTCCAGTTCAGGCGGACGTCGAAGCGCGCGGCCTGGCGCTCGACAAGCGCGACCAGGTCGGGCGAAAGCGGCGGCTTCGGGTAGCGCGAGATCGTCAACGCATCCACCGCCTGCCAGAACGCGTCCGGCATCTCGCCGAGCTTCAGGCCGTTCGTCGTGACCGAGATCACGGGTGCGATGCCCGTGGCGCGCACGCGCTCGACGAGCTCGACGAGCGCCGGATGCAGCAGCGGTTCGCCGCCGACCAGCTTGAACATGCGCGGGCTCAAGACCTTCGCTGCTTTGCGCAGGTCGGCCTCTAGCGAATCGGGGCTCGCATACCACTCGGGCAACAGCGGCGACAGCGAGCAGCATTCCGCGCAGGTCAGGTTGCAGTGATCGACGATATGCGCTTCCAGCGAACGCGTCCGGACGCGGCCGTCTTCGACGCGATAGTCGCGATCCATCGGCGGCGGGAAGACATGTTGCCGCTCGCCGGATGGCAGCGGGTTCGTGGCCCGGTTCAGATTCGCATTCACATCAGCTTCCTGTTTCCACACAACGGGAAAAGAAATCGACGAGACGGCCGCGCGCGTCCACCATCGCGGACGCCATCGTCACCGCCCCGTTCAGGTGCGCGGCGAAGCGCGACGGATCGTCGAACCAGCCTTGCACGACCCACAACTTGAGCGCGTGCTGCAGACACGCGGCATCGACGGCCCACGCGATATGCGCGGGATTCACCGGCCGGACCCGCCGGTATGCATGCACGAAGGCTTCCGCCAGGTGTGGCGCTTCCAGCGGCAGATGATTCAGGCAACGCACCAGCTCGTATTCGCGCGGCGCGCCGATCGACGCTTCCCAGTCGAGGATGAGCGGCGGCGTGCGCGCGTCCGCGAACAGGTAGTTGAACTGGTTGTAGTCATTGTGGATCGGGTGCTGCGGATCGTCGGCGGGAAATGCTTCGACGCTGCCCGGATAGTAGCGGTCGATCATGCGCAGCGCGAGCTCGACATAGCGCCGCAGGTTCGCGGCGCCGTCGTTCGAGCGCGCGCGATCCCGCGCGTCGAGCAGGCTGCGGCGCACCGCGTCCGCGTCGATCGCGGTCAGCCGCGCGCGGATCGTGTCGAGCGACGGCAGATGAAACCGTTCGAGGCTCAAATGCAACGCCGCCAGACTCGCGCCGAGCGCATCCCATTCCGCCGGCGAAAACGTGTCGTAAGTTCTGAACTGCCCCGCTTCCCAGCGCGTCAGCATCGCGTGCGCGCCGGTGCCGGTCCACAGCGGTTCGCCGGCCGTCGTGCGTTTCAGCGTCTGGACACGGAAGCGAGCATCACCGTGCGTCTCGAAATGGGCGAGTACGGCGGCTTCCTTGGCCGCACGCGCACGATGCTCCTGCGCATAGAGCTTGACCGCCACGCCGCCGTCGTCGGTCGGCAGATGCCACACGCGTTCGCCGACCTGCCGCGGCGGCCCGCTTTGGCCGAGCGCGTAGGCGTCGCGGATCTCGTCGAAGGTGACGGCGGGCTGATCCATTCAGATGTGCTCGGCCGGCCCGTGCCGATACGGATGACCGCTCAGGAACGTGTTGTGCCCGACGTAGCGCAGCTTGTACATCGCCGGCCGGAACAGCACCGAAGGATCGTTGTTCGCGATGCCGAGCAGCGGGTACAGGTCCTGCCGCACGAAGAATGCGTTGTTGCCCATGTCGTCGCAGCAGACGAGCTCATAGCCCTTCTGCCTGCCGAGATGAACGAGCGATTCGAGGCTCGCGCCGTAATAGGTCGATCCGTCCCATTCGTGATCCGGATTGAAGCA
Proteins encoded in this window:
- a CDS encoding cephalosporin hydroxylase family protein yields the protein MSERPSARMRDINIEWLTRAAEFDHLFQTRWLGERFFHLPGDMLALQELIWRERPDCIVQTGIAAGGGVVFSASMLELAGDRGRVVAIEPRLRDEVRQRLQSHRLADRMVLIEGESCAADTLASVRAQIADGARVMAILDLTHTHAHVLRELECYASLVTPGSYAIVMDTIMEYLPASMFDGKPYGKGNNPATAAREFLARDDRFEVDEDIEDRVLMTLSPGGFLRRVR
- a CDS encoding glycosyltransferase: MKRILFCVVPEKGHVNPCIGPAQHLRAAGCDVAFYAPADISAQLDGAGDFAFVGPRETPERHDLSRGASFAANIRDADWLRHWIRTLLIDLAPAQVDGIRAVLREWQPDVVVIDPLLYAAAIAAELEGLPWVSMSNSLNPVLPDDLDSELLRTVRWLAPERTRLFARYGLDARFRGCDILSPHLTLAFTTDALVGAPPPGVELVGPALPSGPRGDETPFPWERLDADRPLVYMSLGSQLYYHPDVFAKVIDATRATSAQLVLSVGELVDSDLLPADDERVVAVRYVPQLALLRRTHAFVSHGGANSVMESLACGVPMLLSPFCNDQFHSAHFVERAGAGCVLDLQQAGVAGITAALERLLRPGPLREHAARIRASYTLDGSAQAARLISELASGSRLATAS
- a CDS encoding asparagine synthase-related protein, encoding MIVGTRDPFGFDRLHYHPRSGVSASGIRAVLHASGQPAGAPDTAAIAGYLSGERPVGRTVLRDVLPVPPGHALIRSPQGFAVQPAPERPQRGDLETVLRASLQRALDSGKRVALALSGGLDSALLLALLRELGAQRHVTSYILATDMPDYCERDAALELAEQMQATVKIVRANEADFVAALPRTTHAVEEPMFNLHPVAKLLLAEAMAADGIEVAITGDGADQVLRRDRSANYLPLCHALFDAASVDLHPPFVDAAVVAHLTSIEPDLNKQCLRDLGARLNLPDRLVHGPKRGRLAPAMDLTTLLDRDRTRALAGTLGLAAPTLQADTERVLWATLTLLLDHLDHFHFDAAHRPT
- a CDS encoding 4Fe-4S cluster-binding domain-containing protein, with translation MNANLNRATNPLPSGERQHVFPPPMDRDYRVEDGRVRTRSLEAHIVDHCNLTCAECCSLSPLLPEWYASPDSLEADLRKAAKVLSPRMFKLVGGEPLLHPALVELVERVRATGIAPVISVTTNGLKLGEMPDAFWQAVDALTISRYPKPPLSPDLVALVERQAARFDVRLNWKVQDVFTTMNRAQPGTDRDDAQRLYRDCWIRERCHMIRDGMFYTCTRPAHFHTLYKGAKDFQSDGLPLRDDAGMLDAMLAYLQREAPLEACLHCQGGSAPVAPHRILKRIEVDTLKARYP
- a CDS encoding phosphotransferase enzyme family protein, which gives rise to MDQPAVTFDEIRDAYALGQSGPPRQVGERVWHLPTDDGGVAVKLYAQEHRARAAKEAAVLAHFETHGDARFRVQTLKRTTAGEPLWTGTGAHAMLTRWEAGQFRTYDTFSPAEWDALGASLAALHLSLERFHLPSLDTIRARLTAIDADAVRRSLLDARDRARSNDGAANLRRYVELALRMIDRYYPGSVEAFPADDPQHPIHNDYNQFNYLFADARTPPLILDWEASIGAPREYELVRCLNHLPLEAPHLAEAFVHAYRRVRPVNPAHIAWAVDAACLQHALKLWVVQGWFDDPSRFAAHLNGAVTMASAMVDARGRLVDFFSRCVETGS